The stretch of DNA GGTCGCGGGCTGGCTCGAGCGCGAGGTGTTCGACCTCTACGGCGTCGATTTCGCGGGCAACCCCGATCTGCGCCGCATCCTGACAGACTACGGGTTCGAGGGACATCCGCTGCGCAAGGACTTCCCGATGACGGGTCACGTCGAGATGCGCTATTCGGAAGCCGAGAAGCGCGTGATCTACGAGCCGGTCAGCCTCAGCCAGGATTTCCGTACCTTCGATTTCCTCAGCCCCTGGGAAGGACCCGAATACCGCCTTCCTGGCGACGAGAAGGCCGAGGGGCAGGCCCCCGGCGGCGCCACCCCGGCGAAGGCCAATGGCGAGCCGCCCAAGGTCGACGCGAAGGCGGGGCCTGGGGACCCCAAGACGACCGAGAAAACCTCCGACACGGGTGCGGGTGCACCGACCAACAAGAAGGCCGAAGACGAAGCGCGCGATCCTGCCGCCGAGAAGGCCGATCATGCGGGCGGTGTCGACAGCGACGTCG from Sphingomicrobium sp. XHP0239 encodes:
- a CDS encoding NADH-quinone oxidoreductase subunit C, with protein sequence MSLSVPKIAERTDFLEGLRRAHGKHILDETNHVGELTLTVARDALVPMLTALRDEHGYQQLMEIAGCDYPERPERFEVNYHLLSVTHNHRLRIKVKTDEMTPVPSVTDLWPVAGWLEREVFDLYGVDFAGNPDLRRILTDYGFEGHPLRKDFPMTGHVEMRYSEAEKRVIYEPVSLSQDFRTFDFLSPWEGPEYRLPGDEKAEGQAPGGATPAKANGEPPKVDAKAGPGDPKTTEKTSDTGAGAPTNKKAEDEARDPAAEKADHAGGVDSDVENPETREDAPVEPHEGQGGASKTDKDL